One stretch of Siphonobacter curvatus DNA includes these proteins:
- a CDS encoding c-type cytochrome, translating to MQRALVFILFLTCLACQPASKATQAEATDSTSQAPKARTESLSIDLVAWKNKLGPTESITVSNDPVFHRTKTFDAIPLATVLKQIPAYTNINPAETQVVFECEDGYNPSMPLTKILGKKAYLAVRDHDAAQGEDWTTLQKGSETKKIAPYYICYTDVSGDDATYKWPYNLVKISLTSASKETQALFPKDDDSVVKGYGLFKTHCLTCHALNGVGGTLGPELNFPKSVTEYWKTDDLKAFIAHPDQYRNKVKMPTLGLEAKEINEIVGYLSYMAKHKSK from the coding sequence ATGCAACGAGCCTTAGTTTTTATACTTTTTCTGACCTGCCTGGCCTGCCAGCCCGCTTCGAAAGCGACGCAGGCGGAAGCAACTGATTCTACTTCGCAAGCTCCGAAGGCACGTACGGAATCCTTATCGATTGACTTGGTGGCGTGGAAAAATAAGCTGGGGCCAACGGAATCGATTACGGTATCGAATGATCCCGTTTTTCACCGGACCAAAACCTTTGATGCCATACCCTTAGCTACGGTTTTGAAACAGATCCCGGCGTATACTAACATCAATCCAGCCGAAACGCAGGTTGTCTTTGAATGCGAGGATGGCTATAATCCTTCCATGCCGCTGACGAAAATACTCGGCAAAAAAGCCTATCTGGCTGTTCGGGACCACGATGCTGCTCAGGGAGAGGACTGGACGACCTTGCAGAAAGGTTCGGAAACCAAGAAAATCGCTCCGTATTACATCTGTTATACCGACGTTTCGGGTGATGACGCTACCTATAAGTGGCCGTATAACCTGGTTAAAATTTCCCTAACCTCCGCTTCCAAAGAGACGCAAGCTCTGTTTCCGAAAGACGATGATTCCGTCGTCAAAGGGTACGGATTGTTCAAAACGCATTGTTTAACCTGCCATGCCCTCAACGGCGTCGGGGGTACGCTCGGCCCCGAACTTAATTTTCCTAAAAGTGTGACGGAGTACTGGAAAACGGATGACCTGAAAGCCTTCATTGCTCACCCCGATCAATACCGGAATAAGGTGAAAATGCCTACGCTGGGATTGGAAGCGAAAGAAATTAACGAAATTGTCGGCTACCTTTCCTACATGGCCAAACATAAATCCAAGTAG
- a CDS encoding RNA polymerase sigma factor produces MIKITPAELLPLLQGCARNERKSQERLYRLFYSFAMSIASRYCPTKEESLEVVNDGFLKVFHGMTHYQIEKHEPVPSFVGYFKKIIIHTAIDQYRSIIKHSHQVNLEEGITVSHTESPLDGLAYEELIGLVQQLTPGYRAVFNLYVIDGYSHEEVAKQLGINVGTSKSNLAKARQHLRELLKQSHEERSSKYV; encoded by the coding sequence GTGATTAAAATCACTCCCGCAGAGCTATTGCCCCTTCTACAGGGCTGTGCCCGGAACGAACGAAAAAGCCAGGAGCGACTCTACCGGCTTTTTTATTCGTTTGCGATGAGTATTGCGTCAAGGTATTGTCCAACCAAAGAAGAAAGCCTGGAAGTAGTCAATGACGGATTTCTGAAGGTTTTTCACGGGATGACGCATTATCAGATCGAGAAACACGAGCCCGTGCCGTCGTTCGTAGGCTATTTCAAAAAAATCATCATTCACACAGCCATTGATCAGTATCGAAGCATCATTAAACATAGTCACCAGGTAAATCTGGAAGAAGGTATTACTGTTTCCCACACCGAAAGTCCGCTCGACGGGCTGGCCTATGAAGAATTGATTGGACTGGTGCAACAACTGACGCCCGGCTACCGGGCCGTATTTAACTTATACGTCATTGACGGCTATTCGCACGAAGAAGTAGCTAAACAACTGGGCATCAACGTTGGTACCTCCAAATCAAATTTAGCAAAAGCCAGACAACACCTGCGGGAGTTGTTAAAACAAAGTCATGAAGAACGATCCTCCAAATATGTCTGA
- a CDS encoding peptidoglycan DD-metalloendopeptidase family protein produces MKLTDTLLKYQISFASVVPFDWQRFRVKILDFTAGNQALQQQELVNTADFSRFVTQEIREAGALCGVGGYNEHRVLYRRSAHFQQTTEPREIHLGIDIWAEAGTPVSAPLTGTIHSLGDNANFGDYGPTIILQHELEGTIFHTLYGHLSRASLRDKVPGQIIAAGEPFAEFGSYPENGDWPPHLHFQIIEEMQEWSGDYPGVCSLSERAMYLANCPDPNLILRIPGL; encoded by the coding sequence ATGAAACTTACTGATACCCTTCTGAAATACCAAATTTCCTTTGCTTCCGTAGTACCCTTTGACTGGCAGCGTTTCCGCGTAAAAATTCTTGATTTTACGGCTGGAAATCAGGCTTTACAGCAACAGGAACTCGTCAACACGGCCGATTTTTCCCGTTTTGTCACGCAGGAAATTCGGGAAGCCGGAGCCCTATGCGGGGTTGGTGGTTATAACGAACACCGGGTTCTGTATCGGCGGAGTGCACATTTTCAACAAACAACCGAACCCCGGGAAATTCACCTCGGAATCGATATTTGGGCCGAAGCAGGTACGCCCGTTTCCGCTCCGCTAACGGGTACCATTCATAGCCTGGGGGATAACGCTAATTTTGGTGATTACGGGCCCACGATTATCCTGCAACACGAACTCGAAGGAACTATTTTTCATACCCTGTACGGTCACCTCAGCCGTGCGTCGCTACGCGATAAAGTACCCGGCCAAATCATTGCCGCGGGGGAGCCCTTTGCGGAATTCGGATCGTATCCGGAAAATGGCGACTGGCCGCCGCATTTGCATTTTCAAATCATTGAAGAGATGCAGGAATGGTCGGGCGATTATCCGGGCGTATGCAGCCTGTCGGAGCGGGCGATGTATCTGGCCAACTGCCCCGATCCCAACCTGATTCTTCGGATTCCGGGCCTGTAG
- a CDS encoding QcrA and Rieske domain-containing protein — protein MATMDRKQFMSMVGTGIGAIILQQCLSGCKNEKDDPVDPGSGNGGTGGVNLSLDLTNATYSKLAINGGYVYTNGIIVARTNAGTYIAVSQACTHQGVSVEYRTGTNDLYCPAHGSRFSTTGSVVQGPANAALKQYKTELTGTTLRVFE, from the coding sequence ATGGCGACGATGGACCGCAAACAATTTATGAGTATGGTAGGTACCGGTATCGGTGCGATTATTCTGCAACAATGCCTTTCGGGCTGTAAAAATGAGAAGGATGATCCCGTAGATCCCGGATCCGGCAACGGCGGTACTGGCGGCGTCAACCTCTCCCTTGACCTGACGAATGCAACGTATTCCAAACTAGCTATTAACGGCGGTTACGTGTATACCAACGGCATCATCGTAGCTCGTACCAATGCGGGCACGTACATCGCCGTGTCTCAGGCCTGTACGCATCAGGGCGTGTCGGTGGAGTACCGAACCGGAACAAATGACTTGTATTGTCCTGCTCACGGTTCCCGCTTCAGCACCACGGGTTCGGTGGTACAGGGCCCTGCGAATGCCGCTCTCAAACAGTATAAAACTGAACTCACTGGCACGACGCTTCGCGTTTTTGAATAG
- a CDS encoding DUF5777 family beta-barrel protein: MKNSVLFFLLAFVCLSQTARAQDDDLLKSLDQPTSKTFTSATFKGTRLINGHTVETVKGKHLDFLISHRFGRLNSGVDNFYGLDEASIRLGLEYGITDRLTAGVGRSNIQKTVDLYLKYRLLRQSTQGSLLSVTLFASDAIVTEPTRSNASSTLYYNNGERQNWTFQALIARKFSDRFSLQLMPTLLTLAKPEQGPKAIPAVGIGGRFKISKRVSINAEYYARFLSESDQLTAPGGVKSYNAVAVGVDIETGGHVFQLHFTNSQGMIEKQFLSQATGNFFKGDIHYGFNISRTFSFDRKTKKDW; this comes from the coding sequence ATGAAAAACTCTGTTCTTTTCTTCCTTCTAGCATTCGTATGCCTGAGTCAGACGGCACGTGCTCAGGACGATGATCTGCTCAAATCGCTGGATCAGCCCACATCCAAAACGTTTACTTCAGCAACGTTCAAAGGTACTCGTCTCATTAATGGTCATACGGTCGAGACCGTCAAGGGTAAACACCTTGATTTCCTAATTTCACACCGTTTTGGTCGACTTAATTCGGGTGTTGATAATTTCTACGGCCTGGATGAAGCTTCGATCCGTCTCGGCCTCGAATACGGCATTACGGATCGACTGACAGCCGGCGTAGGTCGCAGTAATATTCAGAAAACCGTCGATTTGTACCTGAAATACCGTTTGCTTCGCCAGAGTACACAAGGCTCACTGCTGAGCGTTACGTTGTTTGCTTCGGATGCCATCGTTACCGAACCTACGCGTAGTAACGCCAGCAGCACCCTGTATTACAACAATGGCGAACGCCAGAACTGGACGTTCCAGGCCTTGATTGCCCGCAAATTCAGCGATCGTTTTTCGCTGCAACTCATGCCCACGCTTCTCACCCTGGCGAAGCCCGAACAAGGTCCCAAAGCGATTCCAGCCGTGGGCATTGGCGGACGGTTTAAAATCAGCAAACGTGTATCGATCAATGCCGAGTACTACGCCCGTTTCCTCAGTGAAAGCGACCAACTAACCGCTCCCGGTGGCGTTAAATCGTACAATGCCGTTGCTGTAGGCGTTGACATTGAAACGGGCGGTCACGTCTTTCAATTACACTTCACCAACTCGCAGGGCATGATCGAGAAGCAATTCCTGAGTCAGGCTACGGGCAATTTCTTCAAAGGAGATATTCATTACGGCTTTAACATTTCCCGCACCTTTAGCTTCGATCGGAAGACGAAAAAAGACTGGTAA
- a CDS encoding peptide MFS transporter has product MPEFIKPPQTKRILGHPQGLFLLFTTEMWERFSYYGMRAVLTLYFTQALMQDKAFASNFYGGYTSLVYLTPLIGGYIADKYWGNRRSILVGGLVMALGQFFLFCSGSIYDQPGGNMLLYIGLGLMIVGNGFFKPNISSMVGTLYDPADRRKDAAYTIFYMGINLGSFIGQTICALVGNTGRPEDFRWAFLACSIALLLGTVVFQWGKIKYLVTWKGEPVGETPVNSPAVKSVYWVLPVLLVVGLGMLWFDVNVYPILLWFPLIGGVGSLVFILMDKSLNAKEKQQVIVIYIVSFFVIFFWAAFEQAGASLTFFADEQVDRQLFGWTIPPALFQNFNPFFVVTCAPVMAAVWTYLGNKGIEPASPYKMAIGLTLLAIGYLIMLPAVKDPVPGVKVSAGYLAALYFFHSVGELCLSPIGLSLVNQLAPAKYSSLLMAVWFLANVAANKFAGTLSSYYPEAGKITNFLGYQMASLYDFFLLFVVMSGVAAVLLFLLSRRLTRMM; this is encoded by the coding sequence ATGCCCGAATTTATTAAACCGCCTCAGACGAAACGGATTTTAGGCCACCCGCAGGGCCTTTTTTTGCTTTTCACTACGGAAATGTGGGAACGCTTCAGCTACTATGGTATGCGAGCCGTTCTTACGCTGTACTTTACGCAGGCGTTGATGCAAGACAAAGCCTTTGCATCTAACTTCTACGGTGGTTATACGTCATTGGTCTACCTGACGCCCCTGATTGGCGGTTATATCGCGGATAAATACTGGGGCAACCGTCGCTCGATTTTAGTGGGCGGATTGGTGATGGCTCTGGGCCAGTTTTTCCTGTTCTGCTCGGGGAGTATCTATGACCAGCCCGGCGGAAATATGCTGCTCTACATCGGGCTAGGTCTGATGATCGTTGGGAATGGATTCTTCAAACCCAATATCTCTTCGATGGTAGGGACGTTGTACGACCCGGCAGACCGGCGGAAAGATGCGGCGTATACCATTTTTTACATGGGAATTAACCTGGGCTCATTCATCGGGCAAACGATTTGTGCCCTGGTGGGTAATACGGGTCGGCCCGAAGATTTTCGCTGGGCTTTCCTCGCCTGTAGCATTGCCCTCTTACTAGGTACCGTTGTCTTTCAATGGGGAAAAATCAAGTACCTTGTCACCTGGAAAGGTGAACCCGTAGGCGAAACGCCCGTCAACTCTCCCGCCGTAAAATCGGTGTACTGGGTGTTGCCGGTTTTGCTGGTAGTAGGCCTGGGCATGTTATGGTTTGACGTAAACGTGTATCCGATTCTGCTCTGGTTTCCGCTGATTGGTGGCGTCGGTTCACTGGTTTTCATCCTGATGGATAAGTCCCTGAATGCCAAGGAAAAGCAACAGGTGATTGTTATTTACATCGTTTCGTTTTTCGTTATTTTCTTCTGGGCTGCTTTCGAGCAGGCGGGTGCGTCATTGACGTTTTTCGCCGATGAACAGGTGGATCGCCAGTTGTTTGGCTGGACCATTCCTCCCGCATTGTTCCAAAATTTCAACCCCTTCTTCGTCGTCACTTGTGCTCCGGTTATGGCTGCCGTATGGACGTATCTGGGTAACAAGGGTATCGAACCCGCTTCACCTTACAAAATGGCGATTGGTCTGACGTTACTGGCCATTGGGTATCTGATTATGTTACCGGCTGTGAAAGATCCAGTGCCGGGTGTGAAGGTAAGTGCGGGCTATCTGGCTGCGTTGTACTTTTTCCATTCCGTTGGGGAGCTCTGCCTCTCTCCCATTGGTTTGTCATTGGTGAACCAGTTGGCACCAGCCAAGTACAGCTCTTTGCTGATGGCGGTGTGGTTTCTGGCCAACGTAGCGGCCAACAAATTTGCGGGTACGCTGAGTTCGTACTATCCTGAAGCGGGTAAGATTACCAACTTCCTCGGCTATCAAATGGCGAGTCTGTACGACTTCTTCCTGCTGTTTGTGGTGATGTCCGGCGTAGCAGCGGTACTGCTGTTCCTGCTATCGAGACGACTCACCCGAATGATGTAA
- a CDS encoding YceI family protein, protein MKILSFLLAFALSFSAHAQLFLTQTGETRFFSKTPVEDISAVNKKVGVVLNSQTGEIVVRMAITDFNFPNKLMQEHFNENYLESEKYPYGLFRGKIQNLPDLTKPGTYDVSAPGSLDIHGVKQDRTMKGKITVQGDKITLQSDLQVALVDHKIEVPKLVFAKIAEVIDVKNQFVLQKK, encoded by the coding sequence ATGAAAATACTTTCATTTCTGTTGGCATTTGCTCTGTCTTTTTCCGCTCATGCTCAGCTTTTCCTGACGCAGACGGGCGAAACCCGTTTCTTTTCCAAAACTCCCGTGGAGGATATTTCTGCCGTTAACAAGAAAGTGGGCGTTGTGCTAAATAGTCAGACGGGCGAAATAGTGGTACGCATGGCCATCACGGATTTTAATTTTCCGAATAAACTGATGCAGGAACATTTCAATGAAAACTACCTGGAATCGGAAAAGTATCCGTATGGCCTGTTTCGGGGAAAAATTCAGAATTTACCCGACCTGACAAAACCCGGAACGTACGACGTTTCGGCTCCTGGTAGCTTGGATATCCACGGCGTAAAGCAGGACCGTACGATGAAGGGCAAAATTACCGTACAGGGGGACAAGATCACGCTGCAATCGGATTTACAGGTCGCTCTGGTCGATCACAAGATTGAAGTACCTAAACTAGTCTTTGCTAAAATTGCCGAGGTCATTGACGTGAAAAACCAGTTTGTGTTGCAGAAGAAATAA
- a CDS encoding DinB family protein has protein sequence MRVEVERITGLLQAIYDGEAWHGPSTREILTDVTAEMAVYRPSPQVHNMAELVVHLTNWRVFVLEKLTDSVTYDIILNSEADWPVINELTEEEWQEKLENLQDTQDELLETLSRIHTPKLNDPVPGRRYNYYTLLHGLLHHEAYHSGQMAHLKKMLV, from the coding sequence ATGCGAGTAGAAGTAGAACGTATTACTGGTTTATTACAAGCTATTTACGACGGAGAAGCCTGGCACGGACCCAGCACCCGTGAAATTTTGACGGATGTAACCGCCGAAATGGCCGTTTATCGTCCCTCGCCCCAAGTACATAACATGGCCGAATTAGTGGTTCACCTGACGAACTGGCGAGTATTCGTCTTGGAAAAACTAACGGACTCGGTTACTTACGATATTATTCTTAACTCCGAAGCCGACTGGCCCGTCATTAACGAGTTGACCGAAGAAGAGTGGCAGGAAAAACTGGAAAATTTACAGGATACGCAAGATGAATTACTGGAAACGCTTAGCCGTATCCATACGCCCAAGCTTAATGACCCCGTACCCGGTCGCCGGTATAACTACTATACGCTATTACACGGTTTACTGCACCACGAAGCATACCACAGCGGCCAGATGGCTCATCTAAAAAAAATGCTCGTTTAG
- a CDS encoding sulfite oxidase, whose product MNDNLNKNSMRVNNRRNFLKKSVLGVVGSVLSSEIVYALPKGYVPLGIHPLDNDKEALKGKSPEMVVLNDRPWNVEAPAHLLDDAVTPAEKMFIRNNGIVPETIDSKNWTLTIKGESVKSTKTYTLEELKKRFKVHTYQLTLECGGNGRAGYFPSTSGNQWTQGGISCAEWTGVRLKDILADAGIKDDAVYIGYYGKDIHPSREPGKVVISRGVPIKKALEDETLIAWAMNGKDIPVVHGYPLRLVIGGWPASVSGKWLHTIAVRNKVHDGPKMTGKSYKVPIEPVEPGVDPPEDHFRIIESMPVKSLITYPQTGAMLEQGKTLQLRGHAWAGDLEVKNLEVSTDFGATWQKAQLQAPKNRLAWQHWTADVQFPRKGYYEVWARATDSQGVSQPMVMPQWNPEGYINNSCHRIAVKIV is encoded by the coding sequence ATGAATGACAATTTGAATAAAAATAGTATGCGTGTGAATAACCGTAGAAATTTCCTCAAAAAATCTGTGCTAGGCGTCGTGGGTTCGGTATTGAGTAGTGAAATAGTATATGCACTGCCTAAGGGTTACGTACCGCTTGGAATACATCCATTGGATAATGACAAGGAAGCCCTGAAAGGGAAAAGTCCGGAAATGGTGGTGCTCAATGACCGCCCCTGGAATGTAGAAGCTCCGGCTCATTTACTCGATGATGCCGTAACGCCCGCCGAGAAGATGTTTATTCGCAATAATGGCATCGTTCCTGAAACCATCGATAGTAAAAACTGGACGCTCACCATCAAGGGGGAATCGGTAAAGTCTACGAAAACGTACACGCTCGAAGAGCTGAAGAAACGCTTTAAAGTCCATACCTATCAACTCACGCTTGAATGTGGGGGAAATGGTCGGGCCGGATACTTTCCCAGCACCTCGGGAAATCAGTGGACGCAGGGCGGAATCAGTTGTGCGGAATGGACGGGTGTACGGCTAAAAGATATACTGGCCGATGCGGGTATTAAAGACGATGCCGTCTATATCGGTTACTACGGAAAAGATATTCACCCCAGTCGGGAGCCGGGTAAAGTCGTTATCTCGCGGGGTGTACCGATCAAAAAAGCCCTGGAAGACGAAACGCTGATTGCCTGGGCCATGAATGGAAAGGATATTCCCGTCGTGCATGGTTATCCCTTGCGATTGGTCATCGGTGGCTGGCCCGCGTCCGTATCCGGCAAATGGCTGCATACGATTGCGGTTCGGAATAAAGTACACGATGGTCCTAAAATGACGGGCAAGAGCTATAAGGTTCCCATTGAACCGGTGGAGCCCGGGGTTGATCCGCCGGAAGATCACTTTCGTATCATCGAATCAATGCCGGTGAAATCGCTCATTACCTATCCCCAAACCGGAGCGATGCTGGAGCAGGGAAAAACGCTGCAACTGCGAGGCCATGCCTGGGCGGGTGATCTGGAAGTGAAAAACCTGGAAGTGTCGACTGACTTTGGAGCTACCTGGCAAAAAGCTCAGCTACAGGCTCCGAAAAACCGTCTGGCTTGGCAACACTGGACCGCTGACGTACAATTTCCCCGAAAAGGTTATTACGAAGTCTGGGCCCGGGCAACGGACTCGCAGGGCGTGAGTCAGCCAATGGTCATGCCCCAGTGGAATCCCGAAGGATACATCAATAACTCCTGCCACCGGATTGCGGTAAAGATTGTTTAA
- a CDS encoding outer membrane beta-barrel protein, translating to MSDDQLDDLFRQAASGYEPPFDPEAWKRMEQKLGGDQYFKSAIKRFTLIEALVVLSMLGLFWWASHGPIPAKMGTEPSETAVVSEAKPSTRVESATTSQPSSAQRNPEASPLASSNSKKAIRTTNEDTSINRSSIVRQPLKPIHRPTTPSRYASEAPLVASGVSPRKARTSGFRNQSISDYSKRQSRRREEETLVPKLAVPQPTVSADTSITKLETNALATLSWKALPIDLAFQVPDLEQPNEPEASVPKPQPRWALQLMLSPDFTRVPGRKAATGVNTGLQLEYRLAPRWRVAAGVIYSLKNYAATSYDYRPYKGYWTTYHRPDQIDATCRMLDLPLSVTFDAWKIKQNQLFVSLGSTSYLMLRENYRYQYATYEYDIEQKRTGNHWLATVNLSLGFERPITSRLQLRIEPFVKMPLGGVGFGNVRLRTEGVFFTLRYHLQKPTIKF from the coding sequence ATGTCTGATGATCAGCTGGATGACCTGTTCAGACAGGCTGCCTCGGGCTACGAACCACCGTTCGATCCGGAGGCTTGGAAACGCATGGAGCAAAAGCTCGGCGGGGATCAGTATTTCAAATCGGCAATTAAACGCTTTACGCTCATTGAGGCACTGGTGGTGCTGAGTATGCTGGGCTTATTCTGGTGGGCTAGTCACGGACCTATCCCGGCGAAAATGGGCACGGAACCTTCAGAAACGGCGGTCGTAAGTGAGGCGAAGCCCTCTACGCGGGTGGAATCGGCTACAACATCCCAGCCTTCGTCCGCTCAGCGTAACCCGGAAGCTTCACCATTAGCTTCTTCGAATTCAAAAAAAGCAATCCGTACAACTAATGAGGATACGTCAATAAACCGTTCGTCCATCGTACGTCAACCTTTAAAACCAATACACCGTCCAACTACGCCGAGTCGCTACGCTTCCGAAGCTCCACTAGTGGCTTCGGGCGTAAGCCCTCGGAAGGCCCGGACTTCTGGCTTCCGCAACCAGTCTATTTCTGATTATTCCAAGCGGCAATCGCGTCGGCGAGAAGAGGAAACCTTGGTACCCAAGTTAGCTGTACCTCAACCTACGGTTTCTGCTGATACGAGTATTACGAAACTCGAAACAAACGCATTAGCTACGTTGTCCTGGAAAGCATTACCAATAGATCTAGCTTTTCAGGTTCCGGATCTAGAGCAACCCAACGAGCCGGAGGCTTCAGTACCTAAGCCGCAACCCCGCTGGGCCTTACAATTGATGTTGTCACCGGATTTCACCCGCGTTCCTGGTAGAAAAGCGGCTACGGGCGTTAATACGGGGCTTCAATTGGAATACCGACTGGCTCCACGCTGGCGAGTAGCGGCCGGGGTTATTTATTCACTCAAAAACTACGCCGCTACCAGTTACGATTACCGGCCCTATAAGGGATATTGGACGACCTACCATCGCCCAGACCAGATCGACGCCACTTGCCGGATGCTGGACCTGCCGCTGAGTGTGACCTTCGATGCCTGGAAAATCAAACAGAATCAGCTTTTCGTGAGTCTGGGGAGTACCTCCTATCTCATGCTTCGGGAGAATTATCGGTATCAATATGCCACCTATGAGTACGACATCGAACAAAAACGTACGGGCAATCACTGGCTGGCCACGGTGAACTTGTCGCTGGGTTTCGAACGGCCCATTACCTCCCGCTTGCAGTTGCGTATAGAACCCTTCGTAAAAATGCCGCTGGGAGGGGTAGGCTTTGGAAACGTGCGTTTGCGTACGGAAGGTGTATTCTTCACTCTTCGCTACCACTTACAAAAGCCAACTATAAAATTCTAG
- a CDS encoding nuclear transport factor 2 family protein codes for MKKIVLTSLLGLGVFSVQAQQAEEPAIRAVVDRLFEGMAKKDTNLVRSVFHPSARLQATFVNGQGQPVLKSQNIDVFVKAIGSIPSDTNVEERITSCEIRVDDRLATAWAFYEFYANKEFSHKGVDAFQFYKTEQGWKIIQLSDTRRK; via the coding sequence ATGAAAAAAATTGTATTGACGAGTTTACTGGGACTAGGCGTTTTTTCAGTACAGGCTCAACAGGCCGAAGAACCTGCGATTCGGGCCGTCGTGGATCGGCTTTTTGAGGGAATGGCCAAGAAGGACACCAACCTTGTACGAAGTGTCTTTCATCCCTCAGCTCGCCTGCAAGCAACCTTTGTCAACGGCCAGGGGCAGCCTGTGCTAAAGAGTCAGAATATTGATGTCTTCGTCAAGGCTATTGGCTCGATTCCATCGGATACGAACGTGGAAGAACGTATAACGTCCTGTGAAATTCGCGTAGACGACCGGCTGGCGACGGCCTGGGCATTCTATGAATTTTACGCCAATAAGGAATTTAGTCACAAAGGGGTGGATGCTTTTCAATTCTATAAAACCGAGCAGGGCTGGAAGATTATCCAGCTTAGCGATACGCGTAGAAAATAA
- a CDS encoding M16 family metallopeptidase: MLKRFCMWGLAFWLSVPAFAQLKPEDVQSFTLKNGMKIFVLEDHSIPNANMYLFWNVGSRNEKQGITGLSHFFEHMMFNGAKKYGPKQFDQVMEFNGGQNNAYTSQDMTVYTDFFPATALESIFDLEADRIRDLALDPKMIESERGVVHSEYTTGLENSPEEELDQAMLSVAFSQHPYMWSVIGYESDILNWKREDLVNYFKTYYAPNNAITFIIGDVKLADVKRLAEQYFEPIPVLAPAPPVVHNKEPEQKGERRVMVNRDVPSPYVQIAYHTPEARHPDYYALDLLSAILSRGQSSRLYKALVDTQIASEAYTSFAPSIDPYLFSFTAQASDGKTADTLEAALLAEVDKVVKTGVTEAELEKVKNQKVMDFYRSIQTNNGKANTLGRYERYFGDYRKFFTASEDYRKVTVADIQRVAKTYFKKSNRTVGVLQKETE, from the coding sequence ATGCTAAAACGCTTTTGTATGTGGGGGCTGGCCTTCTGGCTGAGCGTCCCCGCTTTCGCTCAGCTAAAACCGGAAGATGTCCAGTCGTTCACCCTGAAAAATGGAATGAAAATCTTCGTGCTGGAAGATCATTCGATTCCTAACGCGAACATGTATTTGTTCTGGAACGTCGGTTCGCGGAACGAAAAACAGGGCATCACCGGACTGTCGCACTTTTTCGAGCACATGATGTTCAACGGAGCCAAGAAATACGGTCCTAAGCAATTCGATCAGGTCATGGAATTCAACGGTGGGCAGAATAACGCCTACACCAGTCAGGACATGACCGTGTACACGGACTTTTTCCCGGCCACTGCCCTGGAATCTATTTTCGATCTGGAAGCGGATCGGATTCGGGATCTGGCTCTGGACCCCAAGATGATCGAGTCGGAACGCGGCGTAGTGCATTCGGAGTATACGACCGGTTTGGAAAACAGCCCCGAAGAAGAACTGGATCAGGCGATGCTTTCGGTTGCTTTTTCCCAACACCCTTACATGTGGAGCGTCATTGGGTATGAGTCAGACATTCTGAACTGGAAACGGGAAGATCTGGTCAACTACTTTAAAACGTATTATGCCCCCAATAACGCCATCACCTTTATCATCGGTGACGTCAAGCTGGCCGATGTCAAGCGATTGGCCGAGCAGTACTTCGAGCCCATTCCCGTACTGGCTCCGGCTCCTCCGGTCGTCCACAACAAAGAACCCGAGCAAAAGGGAGAACGCCGTGTAATGGTAAATCGGGACGTACCCTCGCCTTACGTACAGATTGCGTATCACACCCCAGAAGCCCGACACCCGGATTATTACGCCCTGGATTTGCTGTCGGCCATTTTATCCCGGGGCCAGTCCTCGCGTCTGTACAAAGCCCTCGTCGATACACAGATCGCCAGCGAGGCCTATACGAGTTTTGCTCCCAGCATCGATCCGTACCTGTTCTCCTTTACCGCCCAGGCTTCGGATGGCAAAACGGCGGATACCCTGGAAGCCGCTTTGCTCGCTGAAGTGGATAAGGTCGTGAAAACGGGCGTGACGGAAGCGGAATTGGAGAAGGTAAAAAATCAAAAGGTAATGGATTTCTACCGCAGTATCCAGACTAACAACGGAAAAGCGAATACGCTGGGTCGGTACGAACGCTACTTCGGCGACTACCGCAAGTTTTTCACGGCGTCCGAGGATTATCGAAAAGTGACAGTGGCTGACATTCAGCGGGTAGCGAAAACATACTTCAAGAAATCGAATCGGACGGTAGG